The proteins below come from a single Desulfitobacterium metallireducens DSM 15288 genomic window:
- a CDS encoding metallophosphoesterase family protein yields MKRRYTFFFKISIAMTVGLVTLLILFVDNSGFLGNLLSGARLDGVQELQAQTQLEPGVPVTTQNTESSSELHFAVISDLHVRSTDENAQAKVENALSDLLDPQRSPLDLIVVNGDLGDGLPADYRVLNQLIQKVRSRSTQKTPLLFTMGNHEFYKAYHDPKTEAWNKETFPNGETDEQAVQRFLDFSGRDQVYTDRVMKGYHFIFLGSEKSAMSDPKIGDGVYLSEEQLTWLKQKLAENADPQKPIFVFLHQPLFTDKGDSPIHTQYVQQQEELAKILEAYPQVVLFSGHLHLKIGAPGTAVHDAFTLFGDSSVTRVRQATAEASEGLMVTVDGSKVTVQGRDFEYHQPIPQSDIALNYGT; encoded by the coding sequence TCTTCTGATCCTCTTTGTGGATAATTCGGGCTTCCTTGGAAATCTGCTTTCTGGGGCAAGACTTGACGGCGTGCAGGAACTCCAGGCTCAAACTCAACTTGAGCCTGGGGTTCCTGTGACTACTCAGAATACAGAGTCGAGTTCAGAATTGCACTTTGCCGTCATAAGCGATCTCCATGTTCGGTCGACGGACGAAAATGCTCAAGCTAAGGTTGAGAATGCGCTTAGCGATTTACTGGACCCGCAACGCTCTCCTCTTGATTTAATCGTGGTCAATGGAGATCTTGGAGATGGGCTGCCAGCTGACTATAGGGTTTTGAACCAATTGATTCAAAAGGTTCGCTCAAGGTCGACTCAGAAAACGCCCCTTCTTTTTACGATGGGCAACCATGAATTTTATAAAGCATATCACGATCCCAAGACTGAAGCTTGGAACAAAGAGACCTTTCCAAACGGAGAAACGGATGAGCAGGCTGTGCAACGTTTCTTAGATTTTTCTGGGCGAGATCAAGTGTATACAGATCGCGTGATGAAAGGCTATCACTTTATTTTTCTGGGATCGGAGAAATCGGCGATGTCTGACCCCAAGATCGGCGATGGGGTGTACCTTTCTGAAGAACAGCTTACGTGGCTAAAACAAAAGCTAGCGGAGAATGCAGATCCGCAAAAGCCGATTTTCGTTTTCCTCCATCAACCGCTATTTACAGACAAGGGCGATTCCCCGATCCATACGCAATACGTCCAGCAGCAGGAAGAATTGGCAAAAATCCTGGAAGCTTATCCTCAGGTTGTTCTTTTCTCGGGCCATTTGCATTTGAAAATTGGAGCACCCGGAACTGCCGTTCATGATGCGTTTACGCTCTTTGGAGATTCTTCAGTGACGCGCGTACGCCAAGCTACTGCCGAAGCCAGTGAAGGGCTCATGGTTACAGTTGACGGCAGCAAGGTCACTGTGCAAGGACGCGATTTTGAGTATCATCAACCTATCCCTCAATCCGATATAGCGCTTAATTATGGAACTTGA